One window of the Pseudomonas knackmussii B13 genome contains the following:
- a CDS encoding zinc-dependent alcohol dehydrogenase family protein yields MSRMIRFHQFGDASVLKLEEVPTPQPGPDEVLIRTQALGVSWRDVLWRQNLAPDQAKLPAGIGYEVAGVVEAVGKNVTDLEPGMAVASFPADSPNLYPAWGDHVLMPRTSLTRYPEVLSPVEASVHYTGLLYAYFAFVELAKLQPGQTVLITEAGHCLAPQSVQLAKALGAKVIATTSHEDSRAFIRSLGADKIIYTEEQDLVLEVERFTEGKGVEVILDQCAGPQMKLLGDVAAQRGKLILYGINGGNDAAFPACAAFKKHLQFYRHCVLDFTGQPEIGLTRNDEAVQRALLAINQMTADQLLKPNVDKVFDFAQYRDASYYMETCPGGGRVAMKVAD; encoded by the coding sequence ATGTCCCGCATGATCCGTTTCCACCAGTTTGGTGATGCCTCGGTTCTCAAGCTCGAGGAAGTTCCGACTCCGCAACCGGGGCCGGACGAAGTCCTGATCCGCACGCAGGCGCTCGGCGTCAGCTGGCGCGACGTGCTCTGGCGACAGAACCTGGCCCCCGACCAGGCGAAACTGCCGGCTGGCATTGGCTATGAAGTAGCCGGTGTCGTCGAGGCCGTGGGCAAGAATGTCACCGACCTGGAACCCGGCATGGCCGTGGCCAGCTTCCCAGCCGACTCGCCGAACCTGTATCCGGCCTGGGGCGATCACGTGCTGATGCCGCGCACCTCGCTGACCCGTTATCCGGAAGTGCTGAGCCCGGTCGAGGCGTCGGTGCACTACACCGGCCTGCTGTATGCCTACTTCGCGTTCGTCGAGCTGGCCAAGCTGCAGCCCGGGCAGACTGTGCTGATCACCGAAGCCGGCCATTGCCTGGCGCCGCAGTCGGTGCAACTGGCCAAGGCGCTCGGCGCCAAGGTGATCGCCACCACCAGTCACGAAGACTCCCGTGCCTTCATCCGCAGCCTGGGTGCCGACAAGATCATCTACACCGAGGAACAGGACCTGGTCCTGGAAGTCGAGCGCTTCACCGAGGGCAAGGGCGTCGAGGTGATCCTCGACCAGTGCGCCGGTCCGCAGATGAAGCTGCTGGGTGACGTGGCCGCACAGCGCGGCAAGCTTATCCTCTACGGCATCAACGGCGGCAACGACGCAGCCTTCCCGGCCTGCGCGGCCTTCAAGAAGCACCTGCAGTTCTATCGTCACTGCGTGCTGGACTTCACCGGGCAGCCGGAAATCGGCCTGACCCGCAACGACGAAGCGGTACAGCGCGCGCTGCTGGCGATCAACCAGATGACGGCCGACCAGTTGCTCAAGCCGAACGTCGACAAGGTCTTCGATTTCGCCCAGTACCGTGACGCCAGCTACTACATGGAAACCTGTCCGGGCGGTGGGCGAGTGGCGATGAAAGTCGCCGACTGA
- a CDS encoding (2Fe-2S)-binding protein yields the protein MIKLTLNGKDHEFDAPGEMPLLWALRDVALLTGTKYGCGMALCGACTVHVDGQPTRSCVTPLASVAGKKITTIEAVAEQPAGKAVQEAWRKLDVVQCGYCQSGQVMSATALLASNKSPSDADIDGAMSGNICRCATYVRIRAAIHEAAKSLA from the coding sequence ATGATCAAGTTAACCCTCAACGGCAAGGACCACGAATTCGACGCGCCCGGCGAAATGCCGCTGCTCTGGGCATTGCGCGACGTGGCTCTGCTCACCGGCACCAAGTACGGCTGCGGCATGGCGCTGTGCGGCGCCTGCACCGTGCATGTCGATGGCCAACCCACGCGCTCTTGCGTGACGCCGCTGGCGTCCGTGGCCGGCAAGAAGATAACCACCATCGAGGCGGTGGCCGAGCAACCTGCCGGCAAGGCCGTGCAGGAGGCCTGGCGCAAGCTGGACGTTGTGCAATGCGGCTACTGCCAGTCCGGCCAGGTCATGTCGGCCACCGCGCTGCTGGCGAGCAACAAGTCGCCCAGCGATGCCGATATCGATGGCGCCATGAGCGGCAACATCTGCCGCTGCGCCACCTACGTGCGCATCCGCGCGGCCATCCACGAAGCGGCCAAGAGCCTGGCCTGA